One segment of Solanum stenotomum isolate F172 chromosome 1, ASM1918654v1, whole genome shotgun sequence DNA contains the following:
- the LOC125866960 gene encoding putative pentatricopeptide repeat-containing protein At1g56570, with protein MNARKLVSQTHCTQIPQTIKNSLLCAAIDPPHSNPPFVPKPPSILATGLLKSYFERGLIREARTLFDEMPERDVVAWTTMISGYTSCNLHGRAWMVFCEMMRYTDVRPNEFTLSSTLKACKGINSYSHGALVHGLVLKQGMSGSIYVSNALLDVYATCCVDMDEASAVFQEIRDKNDVSWTTLIAGYTHRGDGYMGLNVFRRMLSEEGESNPFSFSIAVRACASVHSCTYGKQLHAAIAKHGLDFNLPVMNSILDMYCRCNSLNDAKQCFHEMTQRDSITWNTLIAGYEKSDPYESISTYSHMELEGLSPNCFTFSSIIAAVANLAILSCGEQIHGRIIKRGLGGNLELDNALIDMYAKSGNIGSARRIFDKMPTKNLVSWTSMMIGYGSHGYGNEAVNFFEEMVKFRVRPDRIAFVAVLNACSHAGLVDKGVRYFMSMVGDYNIAPDPEIFGSLVDLLGRAGRVEEAFKLIESVPFDPDESVWGTLIGACKTHNHPDLGTLAIRKVLALKPKIASTYVILSNIYAADGKWGDSAKMRKLMRRMDTKKEAGRSSVEIKNQNYSFVAGDKMGSHMDCVDEVVKILVEHMRDTRYIPDLDFFIHNLEDGT; from the exons ATGAATGCAAGAAAGCTAGTTTCCCAAACTCATTGTACTCAAATTCCTCAAACTATCAAGAACTCTCTTCTTTGTGCTGCAATCGACCCACCCCATTCAAACCCACCATTTGTACCCAAGCCTCCTTCTATATTAGCAACTGGTCTTCTCAAGTCGTATTTTGAAAGGGGTCTGATTAGAGAAGCACGTACACTGTTCGATGAAATGCCTGAAAGAGATGTTGTTGCTTGGACGACCATGATTTCTGGGTACACTTCATGTAATCTCCATGGACGTGCTTGGATGGTTTTCTGTGAAATGATGAGGTATACGGATGTGCGCCCCAATGAGTTCACGTTATCTAGTACGTTGAAGGCTTGTAAAGGGATCAATTCGTACTCTCATGGAGCTTTGGTTCACGGTTTGGTTCTGAAGCAAGGCATGAGTGGAAGTATTTATGTTTCGAATGCACTCTTGGATGTCTATGCTACGTGTTGTGTTGATATGGATGAAGCATCTGCGGTTTTTCAGGAGATTAGAGACAAAAATGATGTGTCTTGGACTACATTAATCGCGGGATATACTCATCGTGGTGATGGCTATATGGGGCTTAATGTGTTTAGAAGAATGTTATCG GAAGAGGGTGAATCAAACCCATTTAGCTTTTCAATAGCAGTCAGAGCTTGTGCCTCGGTCCACTCATGTACATATGGGAAGCAACTTCATGCTGCAATCGCCAAGCATGGATTGGACTTTAATCTACCTGTAATgaattctattttagatatgtATTGTAGGTGTAACAGCTTAAATGATGCAAAGCAATGCTTCCATGAAATGACTCAAAGGGATTCAATCACCTGGAACACTTTGATTGCTGGATATGAGAAGTCTGATCCATATGAATCTATCAGCACATACTCGCATATGGAGCTTGAAGGTCTCAGCCCCAATTGCTTCACATTTTCCAGCATTATAGCAGCTGTGGCCAATTTGGCAATTTTGAGTTGTGGAGAGCAGATTCATGGAAGAATCATAAAGAGAGGCCTCGGAGGGAACTTGGAGTTGGACAATGCCTTAATAGACATGTACGCAAAGTCTGGAAATATTGGAAGTGCACGTAGaatttttgataaaatgcccacgAAAAATCTGGTTTCGTGGACCTCAATGATGATTGGTTATGGAAGCCATGGATATGGAAATGAAGCTGTCAACTTTTTTGAAGAGATGGTTAAATTTAGAGTCAGGCCAGATAGGATAGCATTTGTGGCAGTTTTAAATGCATGTAGTCATGCTGGGCTTGTAGATAAAGGTGTAAGGTATTTTATGTCAATGGTTGGTGATTACAACATAGCTCCAGATCCGGAGATTTTTGGGAGTTTAGTAGATTTGCTTGGACGCGCTGGAAGAGTTGAGGAGGCTTTTAAGTTGATAGAGAGTGTGCCATTTGATCCCGATGAATCTGTTTGGGGAACACTCATAGGAGCATGTAAAACACACAATCATCCAGATTTGGGCACGCTGGCCATAAGAAAGGTGTTGGCATTGAAGCCGAAAATTGCATCAACTTATGTAATTCTGTCAAATATCTATGCAGCTGACGGTAAATGGGGTGACTCTGCAAAAATGAGGAAGTTGATGAGAAGGATGGATACCAAGAAAGAGGCAGGGAGAAGTTCAGTAGAGATAAAGAATCAGAACTATAGTTTTGTTGCTGGAGATAAAATGGGTTCACATATGGATTGTGTTGATGAAGTTGTAAAAATCCTGGTCGAACATATGAGAGACACACGATATATTCCTGATTTGGACTTCTTTATACATAACTTAGAAGatggaacttga